The DNA window TTTTACGCCAACCTGACATAACAACGTGAAGCCTCTTGTTAGCAATGCGCCGCAAGCATACCAGAAACCGGGTAGCAGATCTGTGGTGTTGGAAAACCGAGAGCCGGGAGAGTTTCCTGGCCTAGACTGTTTAATTATGACTTATCTCTGCTAAAGGCACTAAAAAACATGGCAAACCAAGCAACCGGCCTGACCCGTATTATTAAAGCCGCCGGCTACTCTTATAAAGGCTTTTCCGCTGCCTGGCAGCACGAAGCGGCATTCCGCCAGGAATTGGTGGCGACCGTGCTGGCTATCATACTGGCGATTTGGCTGGACGTGGGTGCGATAGCGCGCATTTTACTGATCGGATCGGTGCTGTTGGTGATGATCGTCGAAATCCTGAACAGCGCGATTGAGGCGATTGTCGACCGCGTGGGGACTGAGCATCACGAGCTTTCCGGTCGGGCAAAGGATATGGGCTCGGCGGCGGTTTCGCTGGCGATTATTTTGGCGCTGTTTGTCTGGGGGTCGGTGCTGTGGCAGCACTTTGCCTGAGTGGCGGCGTTGCGTTGCGACAGGTGTCGCTAATCCCTGATTTTTATTCACTCTTCGGTTCCCAAGCCGCAGTTACCTGTATATACTCACAGCAAGACTGTATAAACAAACAGGGGGCGGAATGAAAGCACTAACTACCAGACAGCAAGAGGTCTATGATCTGATTCGCGATCATATTTCGTCCACTGGCATGCCGCCAACGCGCGCCGAGATCGCCATGCGTCTGGGGTTCCGTTCGCCAAATGCCGCAGAAGAACACCTGAAAGCGCTGGCGCGTAAAGGCGTTATCGAGATTATCTCCGGCGCTTCGCGCGGCATTCGCTTGCTGATGGAAGATGAAGAGGGTTTACCGCTGATTGGCCGTGTCGCCGCCGGTGAGCCGCTGCTGGCGCAGCAGCATATCGAAGGGCACTACAAGGTCGATCCATCCCTG is part of the Serratia quinivorans genome and encodes:
- the dgkA gene encoding Diacylglycerol kinase, with the translated sequence MANQATGLTRIIKAAGYSYKGFSAAWQHEAAFRQELVATVLAIILAIWLDVGAIARILLIGSVLLVMIVEILNSAIEAIVDRVGTEHHELSGRAKDMGSAAVSLAIILALFVWGSVLWQHFA
- the lexA gene encoding LexA repressor, with amino-acid sequence MKALTTRQQEVYDLIRDHISSTGMPPTRAEIAMRLGFRSPNAAEEHLKALARKGVIEIISGASRGIRLLMEDEEGLPLIGRVAAGEPLLAQQHIEGHYKVDPSLFKPSADFLLRVNGMSMRDIGILDGDLLAVHKTQDVRNGQVVVARIEDEVTVKRLKKHGNVVELLPENSEFQPIVVDLRQQNFTIEGLAVGVIRNGDWV